From Brassica oleracea var. oleracea cultivar TO1000 chromosome C3, BOL, whole genome shotgun sequence, a single genomic window includes:
- the LOC106334002 gene encoding mitogen-activated protein kinase 3: MNNAGGQYPDFPAVQTHGGQFISYDIFGSLFEVTSKYRPPIVPIGRGAYGIVCSVLDSETNELVAMKKIANAFDNHMDAKRTLREIKLLRHLDHENIIAIRDVVPPPLRREFSDVYIATELMDTDLHQIIRSNQGLSEEHCQYFLYQLLRGLKYIHSAKVIHRDLKPSNLLLNANCDLKICDFGLARPTSENEFMTEYVVTRWYRAPELLLNSSDYTAAIDVWSVGCIFMELMNRKPLFPGKDHVHQMRLLTELLGTPTESDLGFTHNEDAKRYIRQLPNFPRQPLAKLFSHVNSLAIDLVDRMLTFDPNKRITVEEALNHPYLAKLHDPNDEPICLKPFSFDFEQQPLDEEQIKEMIYREAIALNPTYA; this comes from the exons ATGAACAACGCCGGCGGCCAATATCCAGATTTTCCGGCGGTGCAGACGCACGGAGGACAGTTCATAAGCTACGATATCTTCGGTAGTTTATTCGAGGTCACATCCAAGTACCGTCCTCCGATTGTTCCAATCGGTCGGGGCGCATACGGCATCGTTTG CTCTGTGTTGGATTCGGAGACGAACGAGCTTGTGGCGATGAAGAAGATAGCCAACGCCTTTGATAATCACATGGACGCCAAGCGTACACTTCGCGAGATCAAGCTTCTTCGTCATCTCGATCATGAAAAC ATCATAGCTATAAGAGATGTGGTTCCTCCACCACTTAGAAGAGAGTTCAGTGATGTTTATATCGCCACTGAGTTAATGGACACTGATCTTCATCAAATCATCAGATCCAACCAGGGCTTGTCTGAGGAACACTGTCAG TACTTCCTGTACCAGCTTCTTCGAGGGCTCAAGTACATCCACTCGGCTAAAGTTATCCACAGGGATCTAAAGCCTAGCAATCTTCTCCTGAACGCCAACTGCGATTTAAAGATCTGTGATTTTGGTCTTGCTAGACCCACTTCAGAGAACGAGTTTATGACTGAATATGTTGTTACCAGATGGTATAGAGCACCTGAGCTTCTGCTCAACTCATCTGATTACACAGCTGCTATAGATGTTTGGTCTGTTGGTTGTATCTTTATGGAGCTCATGAACAGAAAGCCTTTGTTCCCTGGCAAAGACCATGTCCATCAGATGCGCTTATTGACAGAG TTGCTTGGCACGCCGACAGAATCAGATCTCGGGTTTACACACAACGAGGATGCCAAAAGATACATCCGGCAGCTTCCCAACTTCCCTCGCCAACCGTTAGCTAAACTGTTCTCTCATGTTAACTCATTGGCCATTGATCTAGTTGACAGAATGTTGACGTTTGACCCCAACAAAAGAATCACTG TTGAAGAAGCTCTGAATCACCCGTACCTAGCCAAGTTGCACGACCCGAATGATGAGCCAATCTGTCTAAAGCCATTCTCTTTCGACTTTGAACAACAACCTCTAGACGAGGAACAGATAAAAGAGATGATCTACAGGGAAGCCATTGCACTCAATCCAACATATGCTTAG